The following are from one region of the Cloacibacterium sp. TD35 genome:
- a CDS encoding citrate synthase, translating into MSDNKVILNYDGNSYEYPIVESTIGDRGIDISKLRDQTGLITLDLGYKNTGATLSDITYLDGDLGELFYRGYPIEQIAEKSNFTEVMYLLLHGELPNASQFNQFENNIKNYNFVAEEMKKILDAFPRSAHPMGVLSTLTSALTAFNPKAVDVKSKEEMDHAAELLLAKFAHLCAWTYRKTNGFPLNHGDNSLNYVENFYKMAFRRPYEEFEIDPVVVNALDKLLILHADHEQNCSTSTVRMVGSAHTGLFASISAGVSALWGPLHGGANQAVIEMLEMIEKDGGDVAKYVKKAKDKEDSFRLMGFGHRVYKNFDPRAKIIKKAADDILNKLGIQDKALDIAMQLERVALEDDYFVERKLYPNVDFYSGIIYRALGIPTEMFTVMFALGRLPGWISQWKEMRLHGDPIGRPRQVYQGAPKRDYIDMANR; encoded by the coding sequence ATGTCAGATAATAAAGTTATACTCAATTACGACGGAAATTCTTATGAGTATCCTATCGTAGAAAGCACAATTGGTGATAGAGGGATTGATATTTCTAAGTTGAGAGATCAAACCGGACTTATTACCTTAGACTTAGGCTATAAAAATACTGGCGCTACTTTAAGTGATATTACATACTTAGATGGCGATTTAGGAGAACTTTTCTACAGAGGCTATCCTATAGAGCAAATTGCTGAGAAATCTAATTTTACTGAGGTAATGTACTTATTGCTTCACGGTGAATTACCAAACGCTTCTCAGTTTAACCAATTCGAGAATAACATTAAGAATTACAACTTCGTAGCAGAAGAAATGAAAAAAATTCTTGATGCTTTCCCACGTTCTGCGCACCCTATGGGAGTACTTTCAACACTTACTTCTGCGCTTACAGCATTTAATCCTAAAGCTGTAGACGTAAAATCTAAAGAAGAAATGGACCATGCTGCAGAATTATTACTAGCTAAGTTCGCTCATCTATGTGCTTGGACTTATAGAAAAACAAATGGCTTCCCTCTTAATCACGGGGATAACAGTCTAAACTATGTAGAGAATTTCTACAAAATGGCTTTCAGAAGACCATATGAAGAATTCGAAATAGATCCAGTAGTAGTAAATGCGTTAGATAAATTATTAATTCTACACGCAGATCACGAACAAAACTGTTCTACTTCTACAGTAAGAATGGTAGGTTCTGCTCACACTGGTTTATTTGCGTCTATTTCTGCGGGAGTTTCTGCATTATGGGGGCCACTTCACGGTGGGGCAAACCAAGCAGTAATCGAAATGCTAGAAATGATTGAAAAAGATGGTGGAGATGTTGCTAAATATGTGAAAAAAGCTAAAGATAAAGAAGACAGCTTCAGATTAATGGGATTCGGACATAGAGTTTACAAAAACTTCGACCCAAGAGCTAAAATCATCAAAAAAGCTGCAGACGATATCTTAAACAAACTAGGAATTCAAGACAAAGCTCTAGACATTGCAATGCAATTAGAAAGAGTAGCACTAGAAGATGATTACTTCGTAGAAAGAAAACTATATCCAAACGTAGATTTCTATTCTGGTATTATCTACAGAGCATTAGGAATTCCTACAGAAATGTTTACGGTAATGTTCGCATTAGGACGTTTACCAGGATGGATTTCTCAGTGGAAAGAAATGCGTCTTCACGGTGACCCAATTGGTAGACCGAGACAAGTGTATCAAGGTGCTCCAAAACGTGACTACATTGATATGGCAAACAGATAA
- a CDS encoding dimethylarginine dimethylaminohydrolase family protein, with amino-acid sequence MKLNIKNETGRLKSVVLGQPKSIGPVPTLEESYDAKSYYSIENGIYPKEEDIIAEMTAFEKVLKKYDVEVFRPNIIKDYNQVFARDVAFVIEDKMIISNVIKDRADEQEAYRKIFEKVEWRKIINLPETAHIEGGDVIVWDDFLFVGTCFSEDYRNYKTARTNEYAIEILKEYFPKKRIIDLDLKKNDKVPYQGVLHLDCTFNPIGKDKCIIYKDGFVDESDYQLIIDIFGEENCFHITPEEMFEMNPNIFSISPEVVVSDETFTRMNDFLRNEWGFTVEEIPYREISKMGGLLRCSTMPLVRE; translated from the coding sequence ATGAAGCTCAATATAAAAAACGAAACAGGCAGATTAAAATCAGTAGTGCTCGGTCAACCAAAATCTATTGGCCCAGTTCCTACTTTAGAAGAAAGTTATGATGCTAAATCATATTACTCCATAGAAAATGGCATTTATCCTAAAGAAGAAGACATCATCGCAGAAATGACTGCCTTCGAAAAAGTGCTCAAAAAATATGATGTGGAAGTTTTCAGACCGAATATTATCAAAGATTACAATCAGGTTTTTGCGAGAGATGTAGCCTTCGTTATCGAAGATAAAATGATTATCTCAAACGTAATCAAAGATAGAGCAGATGAACAAGAAGCCTATCGCAAAATTTTTGAAAAAGTAGAATGGCGCAAAATCATCAATCTACCCGAAACCGCTCATATAGAAGGAGGAGATGTAATTGTTTGGGATGATTTTCTCTTTGTGGGAACTTGTTTCTCCGAAGATTACAGAAATTATAAAACGGCCAGAACCAATGAATATGCTATAGAAATTCTGAAAGAATATTTCCCGAAAAAACGCATCATAGACCTTGACCTTAAGAAAAATGACAAGGTTCCGTATCAAGGTGTTTTGCACTTAGACTGCACGTTTAACCCTATCGGAAAAGACAAATGTATTATATACAAAGACGGGTTTGTAGACGAAAGTGATTACCAACTCATCATAGATATTTTCGGGGAAGAAAACTGTTTCCATATTACACCAGAAGAAATGTTCGAGATGAATCCTAATATTTTCTCTATTTCACCAGAAGTAGTGGTTTCAGACGAAACTTTTACCAGAATGAATGACTTTCTGAGAAATGAATGGGGTTTTACGGTAGAAGAAATTCCGTATCGTGAAATTTCTAAAATGGGCGGTTTGCTCAGATGTTCTACCATGCCTTTGGTTAGAGAATAA
- a CDS encoding glycoside hydrolase family 3 C-terminal domain-containing protein, whose translation MFKKIALVCLVSLMSFQAKAQEKKTAIYLDDSQPIEVRVEDALSKMTLEEKVAMLHAQSKFSSPGVPRLGIPEFWTTDGPHGIRPEVKWDEWEQAGWTNDSIIAYPALTALSATWNKKMSWNYGKALGEEARYRKKDILLGPGVNIYRTPLNGRNFEYMGEDPFLSSKMVVPYIKGVQSNGVAACVKHYALNNQEQFRHTSNVIIDDRTLYEIYLPAFKAAVQEGNTWSIMGAYDMYKNQFSSQNQYLLNDILKKEWGFKGVVVSDWGAVNDTKQAIMNGLDMEFGSWTNGLSEGTSNAYDNYYLAHPYLKLIKSGEVGTKELDDKVRRILRLAFLTTMNKNKPFGNIASEEHRAIAKEIGEEGIVLLKNQKNVLPINVSKTKKIAVIGENAIKMMTVGGGSSSLKVKYETLPLDGIKARFGKDAEVAYARGYVGDVGGEYNGVKTGKDLTDNRSQAELTKEAVELAKNSDFVIFVGGLNKSDFQDSEGNDRKDMGLPYHQDELISALAKANKNFTVVLVSGNAVEMPWVKEVSSIVQAWYLGSESGHAIASVLAGDANPSGKLPFTFPVKLEDNSAHQLGEYPGNKEELAQGKGKDQQNPINIKYNEGIFVGYRWHDTKNIKPLFSFGHGLSYTTFEIGQAKTDKAVITEDETITFTIPVKNTGKKAGAEVVQLYIRDVKSSLPRPLKELKGFEKIYLNSGEQKVVTITIDKSALSFFDPVKHDWVAEPGDFEALIGNSSDAIKTKIKFSLQ comes from the coding sequence ATGTTCAAGAAAATTGCACTTGTTTGCTTAGTCTCGTTAATGAGTTTTCAAGCAAAAGCACAAGAAAAAAAGACCGCTATTTATTTAGATGATTCGCAACCTATAGAAGTCAGAGTAGAAGATGCGCTTTCTAAAATGACTTTAGAAGAAAAAGTAGCGATGCTTCATGCTCAGTCAAAATTTAGTTCACCGGGAGTCCCAAGATTAGGAATCCCAGAATTTTGGACTACTGATGGGCCGCACGGAATTCGTCCTGAAGTAAAATGGGATGAATGGGAGCAAGCTGGTTGGACTAATGACTCCATCATTGCTTATCCTGCGCTTACTGCACTTTCTGCAACTTGGAATAAAAAAATGTCATGGAACTATGGAAAAGCTTTAGGAGAAGAAGCTCGTTATAGAAAAAAAGACATTTTACTAGGCCCTGGTGTAAACATATACAGAACTCCATTAAACGGTAGAAATTTTGAATACATGGGAGAAGACCCATTTTTATCTTCTAAAATGGTGGTTCCTTACATTAAAGGAGTTCAATCTAATGGTGTAGCAGCTTGTGTAAAACACTATGCACTTAATAATCAAGAACAATTCAGACATACCAGCAATGTAATTATAGACGACAGAACGCTGTACGAAATTTATTTGCCTGCTTTTAAAGCAGCTGTACAAGAGGGAAACACTTGGTCTATAATGGGAGCTTATGATATGTATAAAAATCAATTTTCTAGTCAAAATCAATACTTATTAAATGATATTCTAAAAAAAGAATGGGGTTTCAAAGGAGTTGTTGTTTCTGACTGGGGTGCTGTAAACGATACCAAGCAAGCCATAATGAATGGGCTTGACATGGAATTCGGTAGCTGGACGAATGGACTTTCTGAAGGAACTAGCAATGCTTATGATAATTACTATTTAGCGCATCCTTATTTAAAACTCATCAAATCTGGTGAAGTAGGAACTAAAGAATTGGATGATAAAGTGAGAAGAATCTTAAGACTAGCTTTCTTGACCACTATGAATAAAAACAAACCTTTTGGAAACATTGCTTCTGAAGAACACAGAGCAATTGCCAAGGAAATTGGTGAAGAGGGAATTGTATTGCTAAAAAACCAAAAAAATGTATTGCCAATTAATGTTTCTAAAACTAAAAAGATTGCTGTAATTGGTGAAAACGCTATCAAAATGATGACCGTAGGCGGTGGCTCTTCTTCATTAAAAGTAAAATATGAAACTTTACCTTTAGACGGCATTAAAGCAAGATTCGGGAAAGATGCAGAAGTTGCTTATGCAAGAGGTTATGTAGGAGATGTAGGTGGAGAATATAATGGTGTAAAAACAGGAAAAGACCTTACTGACAATCGTTCACAAGCAGAATTAACCAAAGAAGCGGTAGAACTCGCTAAAAATTCTGACTTTGTAATTTTCGTGGGTGGACTTAATAAGAGTGATTTCCAAGACAGTGAAGGAAATGACAGAAAAGATATGGGCTTACCTTATCATCAAGATGAATTAATTTCTGCTTTGGCGAAAGCGAACAAAAATTTCACCGTAGTTTTAGTTTCAGGAAATGCTGTAGAAATGCCTTGGGTAAAAGAAGTTTCTAGCATTGTTCAAGCGTGGTATTTAGGTTCAGAAAGCGGTCATGCTATCGCTTCAGTTTTAGCGGGTGATGCTAATCCTTCTGGTAAATTGCCATTCACTTTCCCTGTGAAATTAGAAGACAATTCTGCTCATCAATTAGGAGAATATCCGGGTAACAAAGAAGAATTGGCACAAGGAAAAGGAAAAGACCAACAAAACCCTATCAACATAAAATATAACGAAGGAATTTTCGTGGGTTACCGTTGGCATGACACTAAGAACATTAAACCTCTTTTCAGTTTCGGGCATGGATTAAGTTACACCACTTTCGAAATTGGTCAAGCTAAAACAGACAAAGCCGTTATTACCGAAGATGAGACTATCACCTTTACAATTCCAGTAAAAAATACAGGCAAAAAAGCAGGTGCAGAAGTAGTACAATTATACATAAGAGACGTAAAATCTTCTTTGCCAAGACCATTAAAAGAATTGAAAGGTTTTGAAAAAATATACTTAAATTCGGGTGAACAAAAAGTAGTAACCATCACGATTGACAAATCTGCATTAAGTTTCTTTGACCCTGTAAAACACGATTGGGTAGCAGAACCAGGTGATTTCGAAGCGCTTATTGGGAATTCTTCAGACGCTATAAAAACAAAAATCAAGTTTTCATTACAATAA
- a CDS encoding O-acetylhomoserine aminocarboxypropyltransferase/cysteine synthase family protein → MSNLKFETLQLHAGQEIDPTTNSRAVPLYQTSSYTFNSAEHAANLFGLKEFGNIYTRLMNPTTDVFEKRVAALHGGVAALATASGHAAQFLAITNILQAGDNFVSSPYLYGGSYNQFKVSFKKLGIEAQFAKDDAPESFEELINENTKAIYLETIGNPTLNVADFDAISAVAKKHNIPLIVDNTFGAGGYLFRPIEHGANVVVESATKWIGGHGTSIGGIIIDGGNFDWGNGKFSQFSEPSDSYHGLVFSDVFGVNGPFGNIAFAIKARVEGLRDFGPTISPFNSFLLLQGLETLSLRVDRTVENAQKLAEFLENHPKVEKVLYPGLPSFPDYENAKKYLKKGFGGVLNFEIKGGKEAAVKFIDNLQLVSHLANVGDSKTLIINPASTTHEQLSDEERLKAGITPGQIRLSVGIEHIDDIIADLEQSFSKI, encoded by the coding sequence ATGAGCAATTTAAAATTTGAAACGCTTCAACTTCATGCTGGTCAAGAAATCGACCCAACTACCAATTCTAGAGCGGTTCCGCTTTACCAAACTTCATCTTATACTTTTAACAGTGCAGAACATGCTGCCAATCTTTTTGGTTTAAAAGAATTTGGGAATATCTACACCAGACTCATGAATCCTACCACAGATGTTTTCGAAAAACGTGTGGCTGCACTTCACGGTGGAGTAGCTGCTTTGGCTACCGCTTCTGGTCACGCTGCACAATTTTTGGCAATTACTAATATTTTACAAGCAGGAGACAATTTCGTGAGTTCGCCTTATTTATACGGAGGAAGTTATAATCAGTTCAAAGTTTCTTTCAAAAAATTAGGCATCGAAGCACAATTTGCTAAAGACGATGCTCCAGAAAGTTTTGAAGAACTCATTAACGAAAATACCAAAGCAATTTATTTAGAAACCATAGGAAATCCTACGTTGAACGTTGCGGATTTTGATGCAATCTCAGCTGTAGCTAAAAAACATAATATTCCATTAATCGTAGACAATACTTTTGGAGCAGGTGGTTATCTCTTCAGACCGATTGAACATGGCGCAAATGTAGTGGTAGAATCTGCGACCAAATGGATTGGCGGTCACGGAACTTCTATTGGCGGAATCATTATAGATGGAGGAAATTTTGATTGGGGAAATGGTAAGTTTTCACAGTTTTCTGAACCTTCGGACAGTTATCATGGTTTGGTTTTCTCAGATGTTTTTGGAGTAAATGGACCTTTTGGAAATATTGCTTTTGCTATTAAAGCTAGAGTAGAAGGTCTTAGAGATTTCGGACCTACAATTTCTCCATTCAATTCATTTTTATTGCTACAAGGTTTAGAAACATTATCACTAAGAGTAGACAGAACCGTAGAAAATGCTCAGAAATTAGCGGAGTTTTTAGAAAATCATCCGAAAGTAGAAAAAGTATTGTATCCAGGTTTGCCAAGTTTCCCAGATTATGAAAATGCTAAAAAATATTTGAAAAAAGGTTTCGGGGGAGTGCTTAATTTTGAAATCAAAGGAGGAAAAGAAGCAGCGGTAAAATTTATTGATAATTTACAATTGGTTTCACACTTAGCAAACGTAGGAGATTCTAAAACGCTTATCATCAATCCAGCTTCTACCACACACGAGCAGCTCTCAGATGAAGAAAGACTGAAAGCAGGAATTACTCCAGGGCAAATTAGATTAAGCGTGGGAATAGAACATATAGATGATATTATCGCAGATTTAGAGCAGTCATTTTCTAAAATTTAA
- a CDS encoding homoserine O-acetyltransferase family protein, translating to MKKLEVGNFLLESGTEIQNVEIAYHIFGELSPEKKVIWVCHALTANSDAQDWWPNFIGENLTLDTEKYTIVCANILGSCYGTSFQKQEKLPLITIRDMVKLHQELAKFLQISEIELLLGGSLGGMQCLEWAIAEPDFIKKLFVIATNAKHSAWGIAFNEVQRMALELGENGIDAARAIAMLSYRNYATFESTQTDEEEKLEQYRAASYQRYQGEKLRKRFSKESYFMLSKAMDSHHLGRGRNSVENALNQITAETLVIGIDSDILFPVSEQKFIAEHIKNAKLEVISSLYGHDGFLIETEKISTLLKKHFNL from the coding sequence TTGAAAAAATTAGAAGTCGGAAATTTTCTACTCGAAAGTGGAACAGAAATACAAAATGTAGAAATTGCTTATCATATTTTTGGTGAATTATCCCCAGAAAAAAAAGTGATTTGGGTTTGTCATGCCTTAACTGCAAATTCAGATGCGCAAGATTGGTGGCCTAATTTCATTGGCGAAAATTTAACCTTAGACACCGAAAAATATACCATAGTTTGTGCCAATATTTTAGGTTCTTGTTACGGAACGAGTTTCCAAAAACAAGAAAAACTTCCATTAATCACCATTCGTGATATGGTAAAACTTCACCAAGAGTTAGCAAAATTTTTACAAATTTCTGAAATAGAATTGCTTCTAGGAGGTTCTCTCGGCGGAATGCAATGTTTAGAGTGGGCGATTGCAGAACCAGATTTTATTAAAAAATTATTTGTAATTGCTACCAATGCAAAGCATTCTGCGTGGGGAATTGCTTTTAATGAAGTACAAAGAATGGCGCTGGAATTAGGTGAAAACGGAATAGATGCAGCAAGAGCTATTGCCATGCTTTCGTACAGAAACTATGCTACTTTTGAATCTACTCAAACTGATGAAGAAGAAAAATTAGAACAATATAGAGCAGCTTCTTATCAAAGGTATCAAGGCGAAAAACTCAGAAAAAGATTTTCTAAAGAAAGTTATTTCATGCTTTCTAAAGCTATGGATTCTCACCATTTGGGAAGGGGAAGAAATTCAGTGGAAAATGCTTTGAACCAAATTACCGCTGAAACTTTGGTGATTGGGATAGACAGTGATATTCTTTTCCCTGTTTCGGAGCAAAAATTTATAGCTGAACATATAAAAAACGCAAAGCTAGAAGTTATTTCTTCACTCTATGGTCATGATGGATTTTTAATCGAAACCGAGAAAATTTCAACATTGCTTAAAAAGCATTTCAACTTATAA
- a CDS encoding homoserine dehydrogenase — translation MSKKLTIGLFGYGVVGTGLYDVLHKSKTVDATIKKIVVKHKDKPRNISPEHFHYDKNEILQDEEINLVVELIDDADAAFEIVKTALEKGKAVVSANKKMIAEHFEELYELQKKHQVPFLYEAAVCGSIPIIRNLEEYYNNDFLQSIQGIVNGSTNYILTKTFQDNLSYEEALKEAQEKGYAESSPILDTGGFDARSKLQILLTHSFGITTKPEEVFNVGIQNLGDLELKYAKEKNLQIKLLAYAQKRNEEEVIALVIPKFVKSTDTFSTVSDVFNGVKVQTAFADKQFFYGRGAGSLPTASAVLSDISAIAYDYRYEYKKIANSENLKLAQDFPLKVLFRHKAKDSKNFENYFEEIEEFYGNREDAYFVGSIRFQQLKDLFTKHQDEVSFVLIDIL, via the coding sequence ATGAGCAAAAAATTAACGATAGGATTGTTTGGTTATGGAGTGGTAGGAACTGGTCTTTATGACGTCTTACACAAGAGTAAAACGGTAGATGCCACCATCAAAAAAATTGTGGTAAAGCATAAAGATAAGCCTAGAAATATTTCGCCGGAGCATTTTCATTATGATAAAAACGAAATCCTGCAAGACGAAGAAATTAATCTAGTAGTAGAATTGATAGATGATGCAGATGCAGCTTTTGAAATTGTGAAAACCGCTTTAGAAAAAGGGAAAGCAGTGGTTTCGGCGAACAAAAAAATGATTGCAGAACATTTCGAAGAATTGTATGAACTGCAAAAAAAGCATCAGGTTCCTTTCCTGTATGAAGCGGCAGTTTGTGGCAGTATCCCGATTATCAGAAATTTAGAAGAGTATTATAATAATGACTTTCTGCAATCCATTCAAGGAATTGTAAATGGTTCTACCAATTATATTTTGACCAAAACTTTCCAAGATAATTTAAGCTATGAAGAAGCATTGAAAGAAGCCCAAGAAAAAGGCTATGCAGAGAGCAGTCCTATTTTGGATACAGGTGGTTTTGATGCACGTTCTAAACTTCAAATTCTATTGACGCATTCTTTCGGAATTACAACAAAACCAGAAGAAGTTTTCAATGTAGGAATTCAGAATTTGGGAGATTTAGAGCTCAAATATGCCAAAGAAAAAAATCTACAGATTAAATTATTGGCATACGCTCAAAAAAGAAATGAAGAAGAAGTCATCGCACTCGTGATTCCTAAATTTGTAAAATCTACCGATACTTTTTCTACAGTGAGTGATGTTTTTAATGGAGTAAAAGTGCAAACCGCTTTTGCTGATAAGCAATTTTTCTATGGAAGAGGTGCGGGTTCATTGCCTACTGCAAGTGCAGTTTTGTCTGATATTTCTGCGATTGCTTATGATTACAGATATGAATATAAGAAAATTGCCAACTCAGAAAATCTGAAACTGGCTCAAGATTTTCCTTTGAAAGTATTATTTAGACATAAAGCCAAAGACAGCAAAAATTTTGAAAATTATTTTGAAGAAATCGAAGAGTTTTATGGCAATAGAGAAGATGCTTATTTCGTAGGAAGCATTCGTTTTCAGCAACTAAAAGACCTTTTCACAAAGCATCAAGATGAGGTGTCATTTGTGTTGATTGATATTTTATAA